The following coding sequences are from one Reyranella humidisoli window:
- the hslV gene encoding ATP-dependent protease subunit HslV → MSSAQSDSSPGPGWHATTILSVRKDGQVVMAGDGQVSMGQTIVKGNARKVRRIGNGQIIAGFAGATADAFTLFERLEAKLERHPGQLLRAAIELAKDWRTDRYLRRLEAMMAVADKDVSLLLSGTGDVLEPEGGIIAIGSGGNYALSAARALIDVDGLDAEAIARKAMKIAGDICVYTNHNLVLEKL, encoded by the coding sequence ATGTCTTCCGCACAATCAGACAGCTCCCCCGGTCCCGGCTGGCATGCCACGACCATCCTCTCGGTTCGCAAGGACGGCCAGGTCGTCATGGCGGGCGACGGCCAGGTCTCGATGGGCCAGACCATCGTCAAGGGCAACGCCCGGAAGGTCCGCCGGATCGGCAACGGCCAGATCATCGCGGGCTTCGCCGGCGCCACGGCCGACGCCTTCACCCTGTTCGAGCGCCTCGAAGCCAAGCTGGAGCGCCATCCCGGCCAGCTCCTGCGCGCCGCGATCGAACTCGCCAAGGACTGGCGCACCGACCGCTACCTGCGTCGGCTCGAGGCGATGATGGCGGTGGCCGACAAGGACGTGTCGCTGCTGCTGTCGGGAACCGGCGACGTGCTGGAGCCCGAGGGCGGCATCATCGCCATCGGCTCGGGCGGCAACTATGCGCTTTCCGCGGCGCGCGCGCTGATCGACGTGGACGGGCTCGATGCCGAAGCGATCGCGCGCAAGGCGATGAAGATCGCCGGCGACATCTGCGTCTACACCAATCACAACCTCGTCCTCGAGAAGCTCTGA
- a CDS encoding NAD(P)/FAD-dependent oxidoreductase: MSESVTSDPVIVIGAGIVGAATARALQRNGHKVILLDSAEPGNATSFGNAGFLSVDSLIPLARPATLKKVPQMLMDRDGPLTVHPPSLPWLLPWMARFALAAMSQKEVQKGKEMFKPLMLEADIAWKAEIQASGLGELFRTRGALYVYESEASFQGTDEMRGLQSGKGTEFEIVDGNRARELAPGLSPTIVRGIHYPNGTHTINPHKVVATLVERFTAEGGTVMRGRVRGFRRDGSRVTAVQLTDSEIPASAVMIAAGRASGELTRLLGFNAPLVAERGYHVMVAPDNVRFDLPVSPPDRGLFFTPMAEGLRIAGTVELAAPHQPPSWHRADLLKKHLKDIFPGVGGAEQSRWIGERPTLPDYRPAIGRAPRLANVYCGYGHQHLGLTLATATGRMIARLMEGEELPSALQACDPGRFG, from the coding sequence ATGAGCGAATCAGTCACCAGCGACCCCGTCATCGTCATCGGCGCCGGAATCGTCGGCGCGGCCACCGCCCGCGCCCTGCAGCGCAACGGCCACAAGGTCATCCTGCTCGACAGCGCCGAGCCCGGCAATGCCACCTCCTTCGGCAATGCGGGCTTCCTGTCGGTCGACAGCCTGATCCCCCTCGCCCGGCCGGCGACCCTGAAGAAGGTGCCGCAGATGCTGATGGACCGGGACGGTCCGCTTACCGTCCATCCGCCCAGCCTGCCGTGGCTGCTGCCGTGGATGGCGCGCTTTGCCCTCGCGGCCATGAGCCAGAAAGAGGTCCAGAAGGGCAAGGAGATGTTCAAGCCGCTGATGCTCGAGGCGGACATCGCGTGGAAGGCCGAGATCCAGGCGTCGGGCCTCGGCGAACTGTTCCGCACGCGCGGCGCGCTCTACGTGTATGAGAGCGAAGCCTCGTTCCAGGGCACCGACGAGATGCGCGGCCTGCAGTCAGGCAAGGGCACCGAGTTCGAGATCGTCGACGGCAACCGCGCGCGAGAGCTGGCGCCGGGCCTCAGCCCGACCATCGTGCGCGGCATCCACTATCCCAACGGCACGCACACGATCAATCCGCACAAGGTGGTGGCGACACTGGTCGAGCGCTTCACCGCCGAGGGCGGCACCGTGATGCGCGGCCGCGTGCGCGGCTTCCGACGCGACGGCAGTCGCGTGACGGCGGTGCAGCTCACCGACTCCGAGATTCCCGCCAGCGCCGTGATGATCGCAGCGGGCCGCGCCTCGGGCGAGCTGACGCGCCTGCTGGGCTTCAACGCGCCCCTGGTCGCGGAGCGCGGCTATCACGTGATGGTCGCGCCGGACAACGTACGGTTCGACCTGCCGGTGAGCCCACCCGATCGTGGCCTGTTCTTCACGCCGATGGCCGAAGGATTGCGCATCGCGGGCACGGTCGAACTGGCGGCGCCGCACCAGCCGCCCTCCTGGCATCGCGCCGACCTGCTGAAGAAGCACCTCAAGGACATCTTCCCCGGCGTCGGCGGCGCCGAGCAGAGCCGCTGGATCGGCGAGCGCCCGACCCTCCCCGACTACCGCCCCGCCATCGGCCGCGCGCCGCGCCTCGCCAACGTCTATTGCGGCTACGGCCACCAGCATCTCGGCCTGACGCTCGCCACGGCCACCGGCCGCATGATCGCGCGCCTGATGGAAGGTGAGGAACTGCCGAGCGCCCTGCAGGCCTGCGACCCCGGCCGATTCGGGTAA